In Rhodamnia argentea isolate NSW1041297 chromosome 11, ASM2092103v1, whole genome shotgun sequence, one genomic interval encodes:
- the LOC115739396 gene encoding mechanosensitive ion channel protein 2, chloroplastic-like isoform X3 translates to MSLAGSMYLSHNLGLPKDRGRNSLLKSFGGRGNLCIGSLSLSSRSSEFWSTAQSRSLYAPVYTVQNTYNAFKCYCFLGPSNLHENLLVKTAAAALSRPFSVIQSSPVTLKLVAAISVVVFALWGLGPLMRQSRRLLLHNDNNWKKSNTYYVTTSYLQPLVLWIGATILSRALDPVVLPTEATQVIKQRLLNFVRSLSTVLALAYCLSSVIQQTQKFLMDKNDPSDARNMGFQFAGRAVYTAVWVAAVSLFMELLGFSTQKWLTAGGLGTVLLTLAGREIFTNFLSSAMLHATRPFIVNEWIQTRIEGYDVSGTVEHVGWWSPTIVRGEDREAVHIPNHKFTMNVVRNLSQKTHWRIKTHLAISHLDVSKIHNIVADMRKVLAKNPQVEQQRLHRRVFLDNINPENQALLILVSCFVKTSHYEEYLCVKEAILLDLLRVISHHRARLATPIRTMQRVYSDNDLENVPFSDAGFPQGGVVPNRPLLIEPLYKINGEDKTKARATRTPAGEQGGKKFTQPTPDTTADSKAGNTQTSDSKVKDVPTADLKFDTKNKSGGNIESKENKKNKSTPASDEKIGENVKSKAVSKPVSRLNAQVATPSVEAKQMDSIRNKLAEEVSDGEQSNVVHPAKSLQKSEAMSSSVPTLGADTDKEAGTAPQSNLESKKMVSQPPVSRPGLEDNIVLGVALEGGKRTLPIEEEVIPPTNAGLIDLNAKKNKDGSVPASPSKSSTHQKHQLD, encoded by the exons ATGTCTCTGGCCGGATCCATGTACTTGTCCCATAATTTGGGACTTCCCAAGGATAGGGGCCGCAATTCTTTGTTGAAG AGCTTTGGCGGACGAGGCAACTTGTGCATAGGGAGTCTCTCTTTGTCATCACGTTCCTCG GAATTTTGGAGTACGGCTCAATCTCGAAGTTTATATGCCCCAGTATATACTGTACAAAATACATACAATGCGTTTAAATGCTATTGTTTTTTAGGTCCAAGCAATTTGCATGAAAATTTGCTAGTGAAGACTGCAGCTGCGGCATTGTCCAG GCCATTCAGTGTTATACAAAGTAGTCCTGTTACATTAAAGTTGGTTGCTGCTATCAGCGTTGTTGTCTTTGCTTTGTGGGGGCTTGGTCCGCTTATGCGCCAGAGCCGACGATTACTACTTCAT AATGACAATAATTGGAAAAAGAGCAACACATACTATGTGACAACTTCCTATCTTCAGCCTTTGGTACTTTGGATTGGTGCAACAATTCTCAGCAG AGCGTTGGATCCAGTCGTATTACCAACAGAAGCAACCCAAGTCATTAAGCAACGGCTTCTGAACTTTGTGAGGTCATTGTCAACAGTGCTAGCTCTAGCCTATTGTTTGTCAAG CGTGATTCAACAGACACAGAAGTTTCTCATGGATAAAAATGATCCTAGTGATGCAAGAAAT ATGGGTTTTCAATTTGCGGGGAGAGCTGTATATACTGCAGTATGGGTTGCAGCTGTTTCATTATTCATGGAGCTGCTAGGGTTCTCTACCCAAAAATGGCTTACTGCTGGAGGTCTTGGGACAGTATTACTGACTCTTGCAGGACGTGAG ATATTCACTAACTTCCTCTCTAGTGCAATGCTTCATGCAACTCGTCCTTTCATTGTGAATGAGTGGATTCAGACAAGGATAGAAGGCTATGACGTTTCTGGTACTGTTGAG CATGTGGGATGGTGGTCCCCAACAATCGTGAGAGGTGAAGACCGTGAAGCAGTTCATATTCCAAATCACAAGTTCACCATGAATGTTGTTAGGAACCTGAGCCAAAAAACTCATTGGCGGATTAAAACTCATCTAGCAATCAGTCACTTGGATGTCAGCAAAATCCAC AATATTGTTGCTGACATGCGCAAAGTATTGGCAAAAAATCCTCAAGTTGAGCAGCAGAGGTTGCATAGAAGAGTATTCTTGGACAATATTAATCCTGAAAATCAGGCTCTGTTG ATCTTAGTATCCTGCTTTGTGAAGACGTCACATTATGAAGAGTATCTCTGTGTCAAG GAAGCCATATTGTTAGATTTACTTAGAGTAATAAGCCATCACCGGGCCCGACTTGCCACACCAATTCGCACAATGCAGAGAGTATATAGTGACAACGATCTGGAAAATGTACCATTCTCAGATGCAGGCTTCCCTCAAGGTGGAGTGGTGCCTAACCGTCCCTTGTTAATTGAACCCCTATACAAGATCAATGGAGAGGATAAAACAAAAGCTCGTGCCACTCGAACACCTGCTGGGGAGCAAGGTGGTAAGAAATTCACTCAGCCAACACCGGACACCACTGCAGATTCTAAGGCTGGAAACACACAGACATCCGACTCAAAAGTCAAAGATGTGCCGACTGCCGACCTTAAATTTGATACCAAGAACAAATCTGGGGGAAACATCGAGTCCAAGGAGAATAAGAAGAACAAAAGCACACCTGCTTCTGATGAAAAAATAGGGGAGAACGTGAAGAGTAAGGCAGTGTCAAAGCCCGTCTCAAGGCTGAATGCTCAGGTTGCTACTCCTAGTGTTGAAGCTAAACAGATGGACTCAATTCGTAATAAACTCGCTGAAGAAGTTAGCGATGGCGAGCAATCTAATGTTGTCCATCCCGCGAAAAGCTTACAAAAGAGTGAGGCCATGTCTTCTTCTGTTCCCACTTTAGGAGCTGACACTGATAAAGAAGCCGGGACAGCTCCTCAATCAAACCTTGAAAGCAAGAAGATGGTCTCACAGCCGCCTGTCTCAAGGCCTGGTTTGGAAGACAATATAGTTCTCGGTGTTGCATTAGAAGGGGGAAAGAGAACACTCCCTATTGAGGAAGAGGTGATTCCTCCGACTAACGCAGGTTTAATAGATTTAAATGCCAAGAAGAACAAAGATGGTTCAGTTCCGGCATCTCCCAGTAAAAGTTCCACTCATCAGAAGCACCAGTTAGATTGA
- the LOC115739396 gene encoding mechanosensitive ion channel protein 2, chloroplastic-like isoform X5 has product MPLAGSMYFSHNLGLPKDRGRNYLLKSFGGRGNLCIGSLSLSSRSSEFWSPSNLHENLLVKTAAAALSRPFSVIQSSPVTLKLVAAISVVVFALWGLGPLMRQSRRLLLHKNDNNWKKSNTYYVTTSYLQPLVLWIGATILSRALDPVVLPTEATQVIKQRLLNFVRSLSTVLALAYCLSSVIQQTQKFLMDKNDPSDARNMGFQFAGRAVYTAVWVAAVSLFMELLGFSTQKWLTAGGLGTVLLTLAGREIFTNFLSSAMLHATRPFIVNEWIQTRIEGYDVSGTVEHVGWWSPTIVRGEDREAVHIPNHKFTMNVVRNLSQKTHWRIKTHLAISHLDVSKIHNIVADMRKVLAKNPQVEQQRLHRRVFLDNINPENQALLILVSCFVKTSHYEEYLCVKEAILLDLLRVISHHRARLATPIRTMQRVYSDNDLENVPFSDAGFPQGGVVPNRPLLIEPLYKINGEDKTKARATRTPAGEQGGKKFTQPTPDTTADSKAGNTQTSDSKVKDVPTADLKFDTKNKSGGNIESKENKKNKSTPASDEKIGENVKSKAVSKPVSRLNAQVATPSVEAKQMDSIRNKLAEEVSDGEQSNVVHPAKSLQKSEAMSSSVPTLGADTDKEAGTAPQSNLESKKMVSQPPVSRPGLEDNIVLGVALEGGKRTLPIEEEVIPPTNAGLIDLNAKKNKDGSVPASPSKSSTHQKHQLD; this is encoded by the exons ATGCCTCTGGCTGGCTCCATGTACTTCTCCCATAATTTGGGACTTCCCAAGGACAGGGGCCGCAATTATTTGTTGAAG AGCTTTGGCGGACGAGGCAACTTGTGCATAGGGAGTCTCTCTTTGTCATCACGTTCCTCG GAATTTTGGA GTCCAAGCAATTTGCATGAAAATTTGCTAGTGAAGACTGCAGCTGCGGCATTGTCCAG GCCATTCAGTGTTATACAAAGTAGTCCTGTTACATTAAAGTTGGTTGCTGCTATCAGCGTTGTTGTCTTTGCTTTGTGGGGGCTTGGTCCGCTTATGCGCCAGAGCCGACGATTACTACTTCAT AAGAATGACAATAATTGGAAAAAGAGCAACACATACTATGTGACAACTTCCTATCTTCAGCCTTTGGTACTTTGGATTGGTGCAACAATTCTCAGCAG AGCGTTGGATCCAGTCGTATTACCAACAGAAGCAACCCAAGTCATTAAGCAACGGCTTCTGAACTTTGTGAGGTCATTGTCAACAGTGCTAGCTCTAGCCTATTGTTTGTCAAG CGTGATTCAACAGACACAGAAGTTTCTCATGGATAAAAATGATCCTAGTGATGCAAGAAAT ATGGGTTTTCAATTTGCGGGGAGAGCTGTATATACTGCAGTATGGGTTGCAGCTGTTTCATTATTCATGGAGCTGCTAGGGTTCTCTACCCAAAAATGGCTTACTGCTGGAGGTCTTGGGACAGTATTACTGACTCTTGCAGGACGTGAG ATATTCACTAACTTCCTCTCTAGTGCAATGCTTCATGCAACTCGTCCTTTCATTGTGAATGAGTGGATTCAGACAAGGATAGAAGGCTATGACGTTTCTGGTACTGTTGAG CATGTGGGATGGTGGTCCCCAACAATCGTGAGAGGTGAAGACCGTGAAGCAGTTCATATTCCAAATCACAAGTTCACCATGAATGTTGTTAGGAACCTGAGCCAAAAAACTCATTGGCGGATTAAAACTCATCTAGCAATCAGTCACTTGGATGTCAGCAAAATCCAC AATATTGTTGCTGACATGCGCAAAGTATTGGCAAAAAATCCTCAAGTTGAGCAGCAGAGGTTGCATAGAAGAGTATTCTTGGACAATATTAATCCTGAAAATCAGGCTCTGTTG ATCTTAGTATCCTGCTTTGTGAAGACGTCACATTATGAAGAGTATCTCTGTGTCAAG GAAGCCATATTGTTAGATTTACTTAGAGTAATAAGCCATCACCGGGCCCGACTTGCCACACCAATTCGCACAATGCAGAGAGTATATAGTGACAACGATCTGGAAAATGTACCATTCTCAGATGCAGGCTTCCCTCAAGGTGGAGTGGTGCCTAACCGTCCCTTGTTAATTGAACCCCTATACAAGATCAATGGAGAGGATAAAACAAAAGCTCGTGCCACTCGAACACCTGCTGGGGAGCAAGGTGGTAAGAAATTCACTCAGCCAACACCGGACACCACTGCAGATTCTAAGGCTGGAAACACACAGACATCCGACTCAAAAGTCAAAGATGTGCCGACTGCCGACCTTAAATTTGATACCAAGAACAAATCTGGGGGAAACATCGAGTCCAAGGAGAATAAGAAGAACAAAAGCACACCTGCTTCTGATGAAAAAATAGGGGAGAACGTGAAGAGTAAGGCAGTGTCAAAGCCCGTCTCAAGGCTGAATGCTCAGGTTGCTACTCCTAGTGTTGAAGCTAAACAGATGGACTCAATTCGTAATAAACTCGCTGAAGAAGTTAGCGATGGCGAGCAATCTAATGTTGTCCATCCCGCGAAAAGCTTACAAAAGAGTGAGGCCATGTCTTCTTCTGTTCCCACTTTAGGAGCTGACACTGATAAAGAAGCCGGGACAGCTCCTCAATCAAACCTTGAAAGCAAGAAGATGGTCTCACAGCCGCCTGTCTCAAGGCCTGGTTTGGAAGACAATATAGTTCTCGGTGTTGCATTAGAAGGGGGAAAGAGAACACTCCCTATTGAGGAAGAGGTGATTCCTCCGACTAACGCAGGTTTAATAGATTTAAATGCCAAGAAGAACAAAGATGGTTCAGTTCCGGCATCTCCCAGTAAAAGTTCCACTCATCAGAAGCACCAGTTAGATTGA
- the LOC115739396 gene encoding mechanosensitive ion channel protein 2, chloroplastic-like isoform X4 — protein MSLAGSMYLSHNLGLPKDRGRNSLLKSFGGRGNLCIGSLSLSSRSSEFWSPSNLHENLLVKTAAAALSRPFSVIQSSPVTLKLVAAISVVVFALWGLGPLMRQSRRLLLHKNDNNWKKSNTYYVTTSYLQPLVLWIGATILSRALDPVVLPTEATQVIKQRLLNFVRSLSTVLALAYCLSSVIQQTQKFLMDKNDPSDARNMGFQFAGRAVYTAVWVAAVSLFMELLGFSTQKWLTAGGLGTVLLTLAGREIFTNFLSSAMLHATRPFIVNEWIQTRIEGYDVSGTVEHVGWWSPTIVRGEDREAVHIPNHKFTMNVVRNLSQKTHWRIKTHLAISHLDVSKIHNIVADMRKVLAKNPQVEQQRLHRRVFLDNINPENQALLILVSCFVKTSHYEEYLCVKEAILLDLLRVISHHRARLATPIRTMQRVYSDNDLENVPFSDAGFPQGGVVPNRPLLIEPLYKINGEDKTKARATRTPAGEQGGKKFTQPTPDTTADSKAGNTQTSDSKVKDVPTADLKFDTKNKSGGNIESKENKKNKSTPASDEKIGENVKSKAVSKPVSRLNAQVATPSVEAKQMDSIRNKLAEEVSDGEQSNVVHPAKSLQKSEAMSSSVPTLGADTDKEAGTAPQSNLESKKMVSQPPVSRPGLEDNIVLGVALEGGKRTLPIEEEVIPPTNAGLIDLNAKKNKDGSVPASPSKSSTHQKHQLD, from the exons ATGTCTCTGGCCGGATCCATGTACTTGTCCCATAATTTGGGACTTCCCAAGGATAGGGGCCGCAATTCTTTGTTGAAG AGCTTTGGCGGACGAGGCAACTTGTGCATAGGGAGTCTCTCTTTGTCATCACGTTCCTCG GAATTTTGGA GTCCAAGCAATTTGCATGAAAATTTGCTAGTGAAGACTGCAGCTGCGGCATTGTCCAG GCCATTCAGTGTTATACAAAGTAGTCCTGTTACATTAAAGTTGGTTGCTGCTATCAGCGTTGTTGTCTTTGCTTTGTGGGGGCTTGGTCCGCTTATGCGCCAGAGCCGACGATTACTACTTCAT AAGAATGACAATAATTGGAAAAAGAGCAACACATACTATGTGACAACTTCCTATCTTCAGCCTTTGGTACTTTGGATTGGTGCAACAATTCTCAGCAG AGCGTTGGATCCAGTCGTATTACCAACAGAAGCAACCCAAGTCATTAAGCAACGGCTTCTGAACTTTGTGAGGTCATTGTCAACAGTGCTAGCTCTAGCCTATTGTTTGTCAAG CGTGATTCAACAGACACAGAAGTTTCTCATGGATAAAAATGATCCTAGTGATGCAAGAAAT ATGGGTTTTCAATTTGCGGGGAGAGCTGTATATACTGCAGTATGGGTTGCAGCTGTTTCATTATTCATGGAGCTGCTAGGGTTCTCTACCCAAAAATGGCTTACTGCTGGAGGTCTTGGGACAGTATTACTGACTCTTGCAGGACGTGAG ATATTCACTAACTTCCTCTCTAGTGCAATGCTTCATGCAACTCGTCCTTTCATTGTGAATGAGTGGATTCAGACAAGGATAGAAGGCTATGACGTTTCTGGTACTGTTGAG CATGTGGGATGGTGGTCCCCAACAATCGTGAGAGGTGAAGACCGTGAAGCAGTTCATATTCCAAATCACAAGTTCACCATGAATGTTGTTAGGAACCTGAGCCAAAAAACTCATTGGCGGATTAAAACTCATCTAGCAATCAGTCACTTGGATGTCAGCAAAATCCAC AATATTGTTGCTGACATGCGCAAAGTATTGGCAAAAAATCCTCAAGTTGAGCAGCAGAGGTTGCATAGAAGAGTATTCTTGGACAATATTAATCCTGAAAATCAGGCTCTGTTG ATCTTAGTATCCTGCTTTGTGAAGACGTCACATTATGAAGAGTATCTCTGTGTCAAG GAAGCCATATTGTTAGATTTACTTAGAGTAATAAGCCATCACCGGGCCCGACTTGCCACACCAATTCGCACAATGCAGAGAGTATATAGTGACAACGATCTGGAAAATGTACCATTCTCAGATGCAGGCTTCCCTCAAGGTGGAGTGGTGCCTAACCGTCCCTTGTTAATTGAACCCCTATACAAGATCAATGGAGAGGATAAAACAAAAGCTCGTGCCACTCGAACACCTGCTGGGGAGCAAGGTGGTAAGAAATTCACTCAGCCAACACCGGACACCACTGCAGATTCTAAGGCTGGAAACACACAGACATCCGACTCAAAAGTCAAAGATGTGCCGACTGCCGACCTTAAATTTGATACCAAGAACAAATCTGGGGGAAACATCGAGTCCAAGGAGAATAAGAAGAACAAAAGCACACCTGCTTCTGATGAAAAAATAGGGGAGAACGTGAAGAGTAAGGCAGTGTCAAAGCCCGTCTCAAGGCTGAATGCTCAGGTTGCTACTCCTAGTGTTGAAGCTAAACAGATGGACTCAATTCGTAATAAACTCGCTGAAGAAGTTAGCGATGGCGAGCAATCTAATGTTGTCCATCCCGCGAAAAGCTTACAAAAGAGTGAGGCCATGTCTTCTTCTGTTCCCACTTTAGGAGCTGACACTGATAAAGAAGCCGGGACAGCTCCTCAATCAAACCTTGAAAGCAAGAAGATGGTCTCACAGCCGCCTGTCTCAAGGCCTGGTTTGGAAGACAATATAGTTCTCGGTGTTGCATTAGAAGGGGGAAAGAGAACACTCCCTATTGAGGAAGAGGTGATTCCTCCGACTAACGCAGGTTTAATAGATTTAAATGCCAAGAAGAACAAAGATGGTTCAGTTCCGGCATCTCCCAGTAAAAGTTCCACTCATCAGAAGCACCAGTTAGATTGA
- the LOC115739396 gene encoding mechanosensitive ion channel protein 2, chloroplastic-like isoform X2 encodes MPLAGSMYFSHNLGLPKDRGRNYLLKSFGGRGNLCIGSLSLSSRSSEFWSTAQSRSLYAPVYTVQNTYNAFKCYCFLGPSNLHENLLVKTAAAALSRPFSVIQSSPVTLKLVAAISVVVFALWGLGPLMRQSRRLLLHKNDNNWKKSNTYYVTTSYLQPLVLWIGATILSRALDPVVLPTEATQVIKQRLLNFVRSLSTVLALAYCLSSVIQQTQKFLMDKNDPSDARNMGFQFAGRAVYTAVWVAAVSLFMELLGFSTQKWLTAGGLGTVLLTLAGREIFTNFLSSAMLHATRPFIVNEWIQTRIEGYDVSGTVEHVGWWSPTIVRGEDREAVHIPNHKFTMNVVRNLSQKTHWRIKTHLAISHLDVSKIHNIVADMRKVLAKNPQVEQQRLHRRVFLDNINPENQALLILVSCFVKTSHYEEYLCVKEAILLDLLRVISHHRARLATPIRTMQRVYSDNDLENVPFSDAGFPQGGVVPNRPLLIEPLYKINGEDKTKARATRTPAGEQGGKKFTQPTPDTTADSKAGNTQTSDSKVKDVPTADLKFDTKNKSGGNIESKENKKNKSTPASDEKIGENVKSKAVSKPVSRLNAQVATPSVEAKQMDSIRNKLAEEVSDGEQSNVVHPAKSLQKSEAMSSSVPTLGADTDKEAGTAPQSNLESKKMVSQPPVSRPGLEDNIVLGVALEGGKRTLPIEEEVIPPTNAGLIDLNAKKNKDGSVPASPSKSSTHQKHQLD; translated from the exons ATGCCTCTGGCTGGCTCCATGTACTTCTCCCATAATTTGGGACTTCCCAAGGACAGGGGCCGCAATTATTTGTTGAAG AGCTTTGGCGGACGAGGCAACTTGTGCATAGGGAGTCTCTCTTTGTCATCACGTTCCTCG GAATTTTGGAGTACGGCTCAATCTCGAAGTTTATATGCCCCAGTATATACTGTACAAAATACATACAATGCGTTTAAATGCTATTGTTTTTTAGGTCCAAGCAATTTGCATGAAAATTTGCTAGTGAAGACTGCAGCTGCGGCATTGTCCAG GCCATTCAGTGTTATACAAAGTAGTCCTGTTACATTAAAGTTGGTTGCTGCTATCAGCGTTGTTGTCTTTGCTTTGTGGGGGCTTGGTCCGCTTATGCGCCAGAGCCGACGATTACTACTTCAT AAGAATGACAATAATTGGAAAAAGAGCAACACATACTATGTGACAACTTCCTATCTTCAGCCTTTGGTACTTTGGATTGGTGCAACAATTCTCAGCAG AGCGTTGGATCCAGTCGTATTACCAACAGAAGCAACCCAAGTCATTAAGCAACGGCTTCTGAACTTTGTGAGGTCATTGTCAACAGTGCTAGCTCTAGCCTATTGTTTGTCAAG CGTGATTCAACAGACACAGAAGTTTCTCATGGATAAAAATGATCCTAGTGATGCAAGAAAT ATGGGTTTTCAATTTGCGGGGAGAGCTGTATATACTGCAGTATGGGTTGCAGCTGTTTCATTATTCATGGAGCTGCTAGGGTTCTCTACCCAAAAATGGCTTACTGCTGGAGGTCTTGGGACAGTATTACTGACTCTTGCAGGACGTGAG ATATTCACTAACTTCCTCTCTAGTGCAATGCTTCATGCAACTCGTCCTTTCATTGTGAATGAGTGGATTCAGACAAGGATAGAAGGCTATGACGTTTCTGGTACTGTTGAG CATGTGGGATGGTGGTCCCCAACAATCGTGAGAGGTGAAGACCGTGAAGCAGTTCATATTCCAAATCACAAGTTCACCATGAATGTTGTTAGGAACCTGAGCCAAAAAACTCATTGGCGGATTAAAACTCATCTAGCAATCAGTCACTTGGATGTCAGCAAAATCCAC AATATTGTTGCTGACATGCGCAAAGTATTGGCAAAAAATCCTCAAGTTGAGCAGCAGAGGTTGCATAGAAGAGTATTCTTGGACAATATTAATCCTGAAAATCAGGCTCTGTTG ATCTTAGTATCCTGCTTTGTGAAGACGTCACATTATGAAGAGTATCTCTGTGTCAAG GAAGCCATATTGTTAGATTTACTTAGAGTAATAAGCCATCACCGGGCCCGACTTGCCACACCAATTCGCACAATGCAGAGAGTATATAGTGACAACGATCTGGAAAATGTACCATTCTCAGATGCAGGCTTCCCTCAAGGTGGAGTGGTGCCTAACCGTCCCTTGTTAATTGAACCCCTATACAAGATCAATGGAGAGGATAAAACAAAAGCTCGTGCCACTCGAACACCTGCTGGGGAGCAAGGTGGTAAGAAATTCACTCAGCCAACACCGGACACCACTGCAGATTCTAAGGCTGGAAACACACAGACATCCGACTCAAAAGTCAAAGATGTGCCGACTGCCGACCTTAAATTTGATACCAAGAACAAATCTGGGGGAAACATCGAGTCCAAGGAGAATAAGAAGAACAAAAGCACACCTGCTTCTGATGAAAAAATAGGGGAGAACGTGAAGAGTAAGGCAGTGTCAAAGCCCGTCTCAAGGCTGAATGCTCAGGTTGCTACTCCTAGTGTTGAAGCTAAACAGATGGACTCAATTCGTAATAAACTCGCTGAAGAAGTTAGCGATGGCGAGCAATCTAATGTTGTCCATCCCGCGAAAAGCTTACAAAAGAGTGAGGCCATGTCTTCTTCTGTTCCCACTTTAGGAGCTGACACTGATAAAGAAGCCGGGACAGCTCCTCAATCAAACCTTGAAAGCAAGAAGATGGTCTCACAGCCGCCTGTCTCAAGGCCTGGTTTGGAAGACAATATAGTTCTCGGTGTTGCATTAGAAGGGGGAAAGAGAACACTCCCTATTGAGGAAGAGGTGATTCCTCCGACTAACGCAGGTTTAATAGATTTAAATGCCAAGAAGAACAAAGATGGTTCAGTTCCGGCATCTCCCAGTAAAAGTTCCACTCATCAGAAGCACCAGTTAGATTGA